In Paenibacillus algicola, a genomic segment contains:
- a CDS encoding HNH endonuclease — protein sequence MNDQLASAVSADPQMGSHFSAVQLEQIKAGETPDGYVWHHTETPGEMELVDEQVHAQSGHTGGRFLWGGGQEYRQ from the coding sequence ATGAACGATCAACTGGCTTCCGCAGTGAGCGCTGACCCTCAGATGGGATCACATTTTTCAGCAGTCCAGTTAGAGCAGATTAAAGCAGGAGAGACTCCCGATGGATATGTATGGCATCATACGGAAACACCTGGTGAAATGGAGTTAGTAGATGAACAAGTACATGCTCAATCGGGCCATACAGGAGGACGCTTTCTATGGGGCGGGGGGCAGGAGTATAGACAGTAA
- a CDS encoding SMI1/KNR4 family protein translates to MQWQFAKSIATVYDLWAVESHFNIKLPVVYGRIVLEHHGARPIPNQFDTYKRMGHRIKTFLPVSKKEKGNVYDVYAWIQTRLQPGMIPFASDDGGNYICFDYKGNEQEPIIVFWNHEVEDTMEMVSSSFEGFMKSIY, encoded by the coding sequence ATGCAGTGGCAGTTTGCTAAATCGATTGCTACCGTTTATGACTTGTGGGCGGTTGAGTCGCATTTTAATATAAAGTTGCCTGTCGTATACGGAAGGATCGTATTGGAACATCACGGAGCACGTCCAATCCCGAACCAGTTCGATACGTACAAGCGGATGGGGCATAGAATCAAGACATTTTTACCTGTGAGTAAGAAAGAGAAAGGGAATGTGTACGATGTGTATGCCTGGATCCAGACGCGGCTGCAGCCAGGTATGATTCCTTTTGCCAGCGATGACGGTGGGAATTATATCTGTTTTGATTATAAGGGGAATGAGCAAGAGCCCATTATTGTGTTTTGGAATCATGAAGTGGAAGATACAATGGAGATGGTGAGCTCATCTTTTGAGGGTTTTATGAAAAGTATTTATTGA
- a CDS encoding pPIWI_RE module domain-containing protein, with amino-acid sequence MKKMQLFALEIDESLFYSESICYMNMPESWRNFINKERINGGYKLSFKLKPLGVKLKSIFPEIISILSDNNMLIHNQPWLVSTKPIPESYVRQLTLGWLADVKGCSISELPPEVRDADPDWVACNFDDIHGIIDHFQWIPGMAAIKFCEDPKFLDLGNELCEELKFHHIIFNGKNECISNPLQKSNRHDPFSYIIRLDLKTRGGDAGRHLLTVSLGTRRYLSKEQIKDGKCFMRSGHACSVLVSVQHPYETRTDRSFSQLKIEKRKRSGASSSFTTWETALDGLYWDVLHGEAFDSDALLVSPKTFFEGNGELTAYVVNNNLFIGNSVKAGIGLPEKNALYNMVKSYLAAFGAKELPLIPDISSRSMNDSLFPMVASKDETLTIEVYSSKEMFEKIRNVLSAPQKSIDDTVVLDEISDSLYKLHCDKDVIVELVHCNPEGIVAELEIDQYKEKSMAKNKRINQIIKQLTHSKRQDHSVVTLVEIDEKDKWREDCDPKKAIREGMIKAGRLTQFIYPLTDDETGDVSRILNAALDLFHDYGLLSHNINKINHPGTLLSVMVLKAGNKHLPAISRLTGTELRIKLFGIDSWLSLQEAALRMNETKFLDSPNKNNRSSKIFEVFITTEIQNELDRCEGQLIVLVNATLRNGWLRAIGNTKIQWDRIPVLNERLSHEPRLKFIRINATDDVPQYRIIVNDAWDEVNKASGIFKDPMGAYYGVGGRPSAWKGISNAATKFSSPSKQLLQQKAVEYIPLGAKDDDELDELAVLADHLRRVGLTYDKHTILPYTMRVLNSLSKYITGHEDRYDYVADFDDEVLVDVEEDLIEVDL; translated from the coding sequence ATGAAGAAGATGCAGCTTTTTGCACTGGAGATTGATGAGTCATTGTTTTACAGCGAATCGATTTGTTATATGAACATGCCGGAGAGCTGGCGTAACTTCATTAATAAAGAGCGAATCAATGGGGGATATAAACTTTCATTTAAATTAAAACCTCTGGGGGTGAAGCTTAAAAGCATATTTCCAGAAATCATAAGTATACTCTCTGACAACAACATGCTGATTCATAATCAGCCGTGGTTGGTTTCAACAAAACCTATACCAGAATCCTATGTTCGACAACTGACTCTTGGATGGTTAGCGGATGTAAAAGGATGTTCAATCTCTGAGCTGCCTCCAGAAGTAAGGGATGCAGATCCTGACTGGGTAGCGTGTAATTTCGATGATATACACGGTATCATAGATCACTTTCAATGGATTCCGGGGATGGCTGCGATTAAATTTTGTGAAGACCCCAAGTTTCTTGACCTAGGAAACGAGCTGTGTGAAGAGCTGAAATTTCATCATATTATATTTAACGGTAAGAATGAGTGCATTTCCAATCCACTTCAAAAGTCCAATCGCCATGATCCTTTTTCCTATATAATTCGGCTTGATTTAAAGACTCGAGGTGGAGATGCTGGAAGGCATCTATTAACCGTATCCCTTGGGACCAGAAGATATTTGAGCAAAGAGCAGATCAAGGATGGCAAGTGTTTTATGAGATCAGGTCATGCCTGTTCCGTACTTGTCTCCGTACAGCACCCCTATGAAACCAGAACAGACCGGTCGTTTTCCCAATTAAAAATCGAGAAGCGTAAGCGGTCTGGAGCCAGTTCCTCTTTTACGACTTGGGAAACTGCTTTGGATGGATTGTACTGGGATGTGCTTCATGGGGAGGCATTTGATTCTGATGCGTTACTTGTCAGTCCCAAGACCTTTTTCGAAGGAAATGGCGAACTGACTGCCTATGTCGTTAATAACAATCTATTTATAGGAAATAGTGTGAAGGCAGGAATTGGTCTCCCTGAGAAAAATGCCTTGTACAACATGGTCAAAAGCTATCTAGCAGCCTTTGGTGCGAAAGAACTTCCGCTGATTCCTGACATTAGCAGCCGCAGTATGAATGACAGCCTGTTTCCCATGGTTGCTTCGAAGGATGAAACACTAACCATCGAAGTCTATAGCTCTAAAGAGATGTTTGAGAAGATCAGGAATGTATTGTCTGCACCGCAAAAATCGATAGATGATACCGTTGTTCTCGATGAAATCTCTGATTCTCTTTATAAACTTCATTGTGATAAAGACGTGATAGTGGAGCTGGTTCACTGTAACCCCGAAGGTATTGTCGCTGAACTAGAGATCGATCAATACAAAGAGAAATCAATGGCTAAGAACAAACGTATCAATCAGATTATTAAACAGCTCACCCATTCTAAGCGGCAGGACCACTCCGTTGTAACCCTGGTAGAAATTGATGAAAAGGATAAATGGAGAGAAGATTGCGATCCGAAGAAGGCCATTCGGGAAGGAATGATCAAGGCCGGGCGTCTTACTCAATTCATCTATCCACTAACTGATGATGAAACGGGAGATGTATCCCGCATACTCAATGCTGCATTAGATCTCTTCCATGATTACGGTCTACTCAGTCATAATATCAATAAAATCAATCACCCTGGAACGTTGTTATCCGTTATGGTGCTGAAAGCAGGTAACAAGCATTTGCCGGCTATCTCGAGATTAACAGGTACAGAACTAAGGATAAAGTTATTCGGTATCGATTCCTGGTTGTCCTTGCAAGAAGCGGCTCTTAGAATGAACGAGACCAAGTTTCTGGATAGCCCCAACAAGAATAACCGTAGCAGTAAAATATTTGAGGTGTTTATTACAACAGAGATCCAAAATGAACTGGACCGGTGTGAGGGTCAACTTATTGTACTGGTGAATGCCACACTGAGGAACGGATGGTTGCGGGCCATCGGAAATACCAAAATACAATGGGATCGCATTCCTGTCCTTAATGAGAGATTGTCACATGAACCTCGATTAAAGTTTATACGCATTAATGCAACGGATGATGTTCCACAGTATCGAATTATTGTTAACGATGCATGGGATGAAGTAAATAAAGCATCAGGAATCTTTAAAGATCCTATGGGTGCTTATTATGGTGTAGGCGGGAGACCTAGTGCATGGAAAGGCATTTCGAACGCTGCAACAAAGTTTTCATCTCCGTCCAAACAACTGCTTCAGCAAAAAGCTGTAGAATACATTCCGTTAGGAGCCAAGGACGATGATGAATTGGATGAACTGGCGGTTTTAGCAGATCATTTAAGACGGGTTGGATTGACTTACGACAAGCACACTATTCTTCCATACACGATGCGTGTATTAAACTCGTTATCGAAATACATAACCGGCCATGAAGACAGATATGATTATGTTGCTGATTTTGATGACGAAGTGCTCGTTGATGTAGAGGAAGATTTGATCGAGGTGGACCTGTGA
- a CDS encoding pPIWI_RE_Z domain-containing protein, with product MRKTHWDMTEDLNKGFSSLELPKSDISTMISLELFISGCLMIDPLLQLDQAWSLVVGYDEPVLKNLKRVDIVTRLRILFPEFRSKKVLTRRMEAYGMINEKYRLFDISEERKAAKRIPRFFSNRHTVYEQILSNPIPRKLNDIPFAIPEKTFEYSRMGRGGISQHFHGSIPEALTINNKHGLPSYREKKRHTLALPFNGRALAKEMDEIAGGSSAWENRASSVVLESVDWDEEFVYRGNQHIGGALGAGKSTFMVMETYRLVKQEGARIGFIEGSVSQVIERVKVLRELGIDAVPIIGRSSRKQHQENYLFANSSEILEISDWAKNEYQALTHLSDVCVIKALSEDVERNKPFPCTGLKQDQQSVMCPLANQCGVYHDFSRLAEADVWVATSASVLKTRIPAMIDPLERTIYEAMYDLMEIVFIDEVDDVQMQFDETFLSEYNVFGGKEDIFESLYNESNQLTMGRYQYAGDPVVNEWKDKLRQLDQMVWRIYKKLESSHTLRKDISRYLIRAAALADSISGKISDNTEAQEKIRKGLMKYASEPFQDPALSGPADRLIETDHTEEKQKLLTKITEKLLKGSMKPRVNQKLFYDQLEFFIYLCRAEECIKYILTSFPVIQAKLGLSVNFSPLFTMQRDYQPFMKEAMTGTMLGYKYDLKDGESMGVFKLVEYTGVGRLLLHDWHRIYEDSDQKQGPAVILLSGTSHAPDSAHYHLNTGSKWLLKAERTPSNIQMVFKPVLDARQGGFLEVSGIRDDETRSRNLYEMVHHLKSDIQYELKYWTSVGNARRVLLVVNSYDDAATVGRAFRGDPGWEGRYKILSKVKSDESDQFPRSMIESFRRDQAEVLIVPLMSVGRGYNILDQRGEALFGSVFFLVRPYPIPNDMNYMVQILHAYLPQYLKQIERQGIYYDKAVSRLRRVSNSKFETMYRKPDFWGSLDDSEREVMAWFTFIPVWQMIGRLLRGGKNARVFYCDFKFGAKPAGNSEGMSMLDSWAFIMNKHQRDPLFESLYGPFIQGINQMIREAQWNEEDAAFCTGD from the coding sequence ATGAGAAAAACACATTGGGATATGACCGAGGATTTGAACAAAGGCTTCTCCTCTCTGGAGCTGCCCAAATCAGACATATCCACAATGATAAGTCTCGAGTTATTTATTTCGGGCTGCCTTATGATTGACCCGCTGCTTCAGTTGGATCAGGCTTGGTCCCTTGTGGTCGGTTATGATGAACCTGTCTTGAAGAACTTGAAACGTGTGGATATCGTCACTCGTCTTAGGATCTTATTTCCGGAGTTTAGATCCAAAAAGGTTCTAACCCGGCGAATGGAAGCTTATGGAATGATCAATGAGAAATATCGTCTGTTTGATATCAGCGAGGAGCGTAAGGCTGCCAAACGGATTCCGCGATTTTTTAGCAATCGGCATACGGTGTACGAACAGATACTGAGTAATCCTATTCCGAGAAAACTGAATGATATTCCATTTGCAATTCCGGAGAAAACCTTCGAATATTCCAGAATGGGAAGAGGCGGGATATCTCAACACTTTCATGGAAGTATTCCTGAAGCCTTAACTATAAATAACAAACATGGTTTGCCTTCCTATCGGGAGAAAAAGAGACATACTCTGGCGCTGCCGTTCAACGGACGTGCACTGGCCAAGGAAATGGATGAAATAGCTGGTGGATCCTCGGCATGGGAGAACCGAGCAAGTTCCGTTGTGCTGGAATCTGTGGATTGGGATGAAGAATTTGTTTACAGAGGAAACCAGCATATTGGCGGTGCGCTGGGAGCAGGGAAATCAACGTTTATGGTGATGGAAACTTATCGCCTGGTGAAGCAGGAAGGGGCCCGGATTGGTTTCATTGAAGGCAGCGTATCCCAAGTGATTGAGCGTGTCAAAGTTCTCCGTGAGTTAGGTATTGATGCAGTTCCGATCATTGGCAGGTCATCCAGGAAGCAGCATCAAGAGAACTATTTATTCGCAAATTCTAGCGAAATCCTTGAAATCAGTGATTGGGCAAAGAACGAATACCAAGCTTTAACACACCTATCTGACGTATGTGTAATTAAAGCCTTATCTGAGGATGTCGAACGGAATAAACCTTTTCCCTGCACTGGGCTGAAGCAGGATCAACAATCCGTAATGTGTCCATTGGCGAACCAGTGCGGAGTGTACCATGATTTCTCTCGACTTGCTGAAGCCGATGTATGGGTGGCTACATCTGCAAGTGTCCTCAAAACAAGAATTCCGGCCATGATCGATCCACTTGAGAGAACCATATACGAAGCCATGTATGATTTAATGGAGATCGTGTTCATTGACGAAGTGGATGATGTCCAAATGCAATTCGATGAGACCTTTTTATCGGAATATAATGTATTTGGAGGTAAAGAGGATATCTTTGAAAGTCTGTATAACGAATCCAATCAGCTGACTATGGGTAGGTATCAATATGCCGGAGATCCCGTAGTGAATGAGTGGAAGGATAAGCTTCGTCAATTGGACCAGATGGTATGGAGAATTTATAAAAAGCTAGAGTCTTCCCACACACTGCGTAAAGACATTAGCCGATATTTGATCAGAGCAGCAGCGTTAGCCGATTCAATAAGCGGTAAGATTTCGGATAACACTGAAGCACAGGAGAAAATACGAAAAGGTCTCATGAAATACGCAAGTGAACCATTCCAAGACCCAGCACTGTCTGGTCCTGCAGACAGGTTGATTGAAACCGACCATACCGAAGAGAAACAAAAGCTGCTTACAAAAATAACAGAGAAGCTGCTGAAAGGTTCAATGAAGCCGCGGGTAAACCAGAAATTATTTTATGACCAGTTGGAGTTTTTTATCTACTTATGCAGAGCAGAGGAATGTATTAAGTACATTCTGACCTCCTTCCCTGTGATCCAGGCCAAACTTGGTTTATCTGTAAATTTTTCTCCTTTATTTACGATGCAGCGAGATTACCAGCCATTCATGAAGGAAGCCATGACAGGTACCATGCTGGGGTACAAATATGACTTGAAAGACGGGGAGAGCATGGGGGTATTTAAACTCGTCGAATACACGGGGGTAGGCAGATTATTGCTGCATGACTGGCACCGTATTTATGAGGATTCCGATCAGAAACAAGGGCCGGCCGTCATTCTGTTGTCCGGTACAAGCCATGCTCCCGACTCAGCACATTACCACTTGAACACAGGATCCAAATGGCTGCTCAAGGCAGAAAGAACACCTTCTAATATCCAAATGGTCTTCAAACCAGTCCTTGATGCTCGTCAAGGCGGTTTTCTGGAGGTATCAGGAATTCGGGATGATGAGACCAGGAGCAGGAATTTGTATGAGATGGTCCATCATCTCAAATCTGACATTCAATACGAATTGAAGTACTGGACAAGCGTCGGGAACGCAAGGAGGGTGCTCTTGGTCGTTAACTCTTATGACGATGCGGCAACGGTTGGCAGGGCATTTCGAGGTGATCCTGGTTGGGAAGGCCGATACAAGATTCTTTCTAAGGTAAAAAGTGATGAAAGTGATCAATTTCCAAGATCCATGATTGAATCCTTTCGTAGAGATCAGGCCGAAGTGTTGATTGTTCCGCTGATGTCAGTAGGCAGAGGTTATAACATTTTGGATCAGCGAGGAGAGGCATTGTTTGGATCGGTCTTCTTCCTGGTGCGTCCTTATCCTATTCCTAACGACATGAATTACATGGTTCAAATCCTTCATGCTTATCTGCCTCAATATTTGAAACAAATTGAGAGACAAGGGATTTATTACGATAAAGCTGTATCCAGATTACGCAGAGTCAGCAATAGCAAGTTTGAGACGATGTACAGAAAACCTGACTTTTGGGGTAGTCTGGATGATTCCGAGCGTGAAGTCATGGCATGGTTTACCTTTATACCGGTTTGGCAAATGATCGGACGGTTGCTGCGCGGCGGTAAGAATGCCAGAGTGTTCTACTGTGACTTCAAGTTTGGTGCTAAGCCGGCTGGGAATTCCGAAGGCATGTCTATGCTGGACAGCTGGGCGTTTATCATGAATAAGCACCAGAGGGATCCGCTGTTTGAGAGCTTGTATGGACCATTTATCCAAGGCATAAATCAAATGATTAGGGAGGCACAATGGAATGAAGAAGATGCAGCTTTTTGCACTGGAGATTGA